The Allocoprobacillus halotolerans nucleotide sequence AATAACGTTTAAAATACTGATTAATCGTTAAATTCAAATAACTTTGTTCTTGTTTGAATTTTAATAATATTTCTAATACTAATTGTCTTTCCATAATTATATTTGTGAATAAGGGTTAAAATCACACACAACCCTAACCTTTCCTTTTTGTTGTTTATTATAATAATCATTAACAGCATTTAATGCCTCATAAATATCTTGTAAGTGTAAAAACTTAACTAATATACGTTCACGATAAATATCCTGCATTTTATAGATTGTACTTTTGGCTGGACCTAGGATAATTGTTTGTTGACTATGACTCTGTAAATAATTTTTCACATCCATTGCTACTTGATGAATCCATTTTTCTTGTTTCGACTGAATTAAAATACTGACCATATGACAATATGGAGGGTATTTTGCTTTTTGACGATATTTCATTTCCTGATGAAAGAAAGATACATAGTCATGTTTGGCTGCACAGGTTAAAGCGTAATGGTCAGGATTATAGGTTTGAATAATCACATGTCCCTGTTTTTGCCCTCGACCACTTCTGCCAGAAACCTGGCATAACAATTGAAATGTTCTTTCACTGGCACGAAAATCAGGAATATTCAAACTTAAATCAGCGTTCAAAACACCAACAAAAGTGACATCTTCAAAATCTAATCCCTTCGCAATCATCTGCGTACCTAGTAAAATATTCGCTTCTTTATTTCTGAATTTTTCTAATAATTTTAAATGACCATTTTTTTGACGAGTCGTATCCACATCATAACGAATCACACTGGCACCATGAAACATCTTTTCAATTTCTTCTTCAATCTTTTGCGTTCCATAACCAACACTTTTTAAATGTGTAGAACCACAATGAGGACAAATATCAGGATAATCCATCATATACTCACAATAATGACATTTCAATTTATGTTCACTACGATGATCTGTCAATGTCACATCACAATGAGGACATTTTAAAACCTCACCACAATCTTGACATTGAACATAGGTTGCATAGCCTCTTTTATTCAATAAAAGAATGACTTGTTCCCCTTTATCAATCGTTTGTTGAATACTTTGTTGCATCTTTTTTGAAAATAAAGAATAGTTACGTTGACGGGTTTCTTGAATCATATCAACAATTTCCACCTGTGGTAATGGTTTTTGATTAATACGTTCAGGTAACTCATATAAATCATAAACACCTTTTAAAGCTCTCGCGTAGCTTTCAAGAGAAGGTGTTGCACTTCCTAAAACAACACTGGCATGATGTGTCTTCGCACGTATTTTTGCTAATTGAGATGTTAAATAACGTGGTTTACTTTCTTGTTTATAACTTGAATCATGTTCCTCATCTAAAATAATGATACCAATATTTTCTAATGGCGCAAATATAGCGGATCTCGCCCCCACCACAACGCCAACTTCCTGACGCTTAATACGACGGTATTCATCATATTTTTCACCTTGTGATAATCGCGAATGCAAAATAGCGACCTGATTACCAAAACGCTCTCTAAAAACTTCTACCATCATCGGTGTTAAAGAGATTTCTGGCACCAACATCATCACAGTTTGATTTTGTTTTAAATAATGAGCAGCTAATGTTAAATAAACTTCTGTTTTTCCTGACCCAGTAACACCATGCAATAAAGCCACTCTTCCTTGATGTGCAATAATACCATCTACGACTTTTTGTTGTTGTGGAGTGAGTTGAATATGTTTGGCTTGATGTTTGATGGAAAAAGGTTGGCGATAAACTTCTTTTTCAATGATTTGAATACAGCCTTGTTTTTCTAAATTCTTTAATAAAGCTCGACTATAAGGTACTTCTTTTAAAGGAATATCAGAATGTTCTTTTAAATAAGTCATACACTCTTGTTGTTTGGGTGTCTTTGCAACTTTATCTATAATAACTTGAACACATAGCTGAGTTTTAACGCCAACAGATTGATGTGTCGCTGGTTTTAACTGCGTCGGCAACATCGCCTGTAAACATGAAATACGTGGTGATAAGGTCATACGTGATAATTGGTAGGCTAGTGCCTGTAATTCATCATTTAATAATGGTTCTTCGTCAATCACTTCTAAAATATATTGATAGCGAAAACCAGATTGCGTTTCTAATTCTTCTTTAGACAATTTTGTTTCTTCAATACTTTCCACATATCCCATAATCTTTTGATAACCAAAACGAATCCATACACGAATACCTTTTAATAATGGTTCATGACTTAAATAATCAAATGTCGTATCTAAAGAATGTACAGGATGTTCAACCAATACTTTCACAATATACATAGCCTCACCCACCTATTGCCCTATTCTATCATAAATTCACTCTTTTTAAAATATTTCCTGATATTTTCATATAAAAAAACAGACTTCATGTCTGTTTAATATTATTGATTTTGATATTTCTCTTCACCCCACCATAATGGTATCAGTTCTTTTAATGTCACAATTTGACGTGTCTGATAATCCACCATAATTTCCATATCCTGTTTTTTTCATTTAACTGCATAAAGAACTCTCGACAAGCACCACAAGGCATACCACTGCCTTCTCCATAAGGAGGCTTATCACGAAAAGCAATCATTCTTTTGACAACGGTCTGACCACTTTGCATATACATATTAAGTCCTGCAACCCTTTCAGCACATAAATCCATCACACCAGAACAACTTTCAATACAAAACCCAGTATAAATATCACCATTTTCACTTTGTAAAGCACATACAACATGATGGGCATAAAGAAATGGTGACACAACTTCTGGATGATATTGTTCCTTTGCTTTTAAATATAATTCTTCCTATATATCCATATCAGTCACTCCCCTTACATTTTTTAAATCATTTTCAACAACATAAGATTCTATATAGCCACAATCCTGACAAATATATTTATCCACATCCACAGTATGATAACCACTTGTAATCCGATGATAACTATTACGTTTCCATAATCCCTTATTATGAACATGTAAAATATGTTGACTACCACATTTTGGACAAAGACCAGTTTTTTTCATGGCATTGACTCCTTAAATATCCATTTTTTATAAATCATTCCACTCATCATTCCTACACCAAACGCAATCAAATGGATAACTAATGTCGACATATTCATAACATAAATAGGAACTTAACAAAAAACAATATAAACAATAAGCCACAAGCTATACTTTGATGAAATCTGAAAAACAGGTAATCTAGAATACATGATACAAATCAATCCTAATAAAACAAAAATAGCTGGTGAACCGCCAACGCTTGTCATTTCAGGATAAATATAGCTAAATATAAAATTCGTTATTATGCCACCAATAAAAGAAATAATAAACAAATGCCATGCCTTGATATAATGATCAATATAAATATCAAGATAAGTCATAGTTATCGCATTGAGGAACATATGAAAAATATTGACATGAAAAAAAGACTTGTCACGAAACGATAATATTCTCCATTGATGAGATGCAATCCTTTATTACTTAATAAATCTACCCAAGGATCATTCATCAAACACACTAAAAGTAAACACCAGATAACAATCCATAAATAACTCATTTTCATTTTCATCAGCTTCACCCACCCTATGATTAGGGGGACATAAATCTTATAAATTTGTTAATTCATTCATAAAAAAACACCAGTAAGGTGTCTTATAAATTCTCTTGAATGATTTGAGCAATTTTTTCTTTGGCTGCCACAACATCATCATTTTCTACAACATATTTATATTCGTCTTTTGTTGCAATTTCTTTTCTTGCCTTTGCAAGTCTTTCCTGTACAATACTTTCTTCTTCAGTACGACGACCACGAATACGACGTTCTAATTCTTCTAGTGATGGAGGTACTAAAAAAATCGTTAAAGCATGTGGGCATTTTGCCATAACTTGCAATGCTCCTTGCACTTCAATCTCTAAAACGACATTTTTACCTTCATCTAATAATTTTTCAACATAAAATTGCGGTGTTCCATAATAATTCCCTACAAACTGGGCATATTCCAATAATTCACCTTTTTCAATCTTATCCTTAAATTCTTCTTCACTAACAAAAAAATAATCAATTCCCTCTTTTTCAGTTGGACGAGGTTTTCTTGTTGTCATTGAAATAGAATAAGCTAAATTTAAACTTTCATCTTTAAAAAGTTCCTGACGCACTGTTCCTTTCCCAACACCACTTGGTCCACTTAAAATAATCAAAAGTCCCTTTTTCAATCTCTCCACCACCTTTTGAAACAATGTTACATGAATGTAACTTTAATGTCAATTCTTTTTGAAATATGTTATACTATTTATCGGTGATGAAAGATGGCTTATGATGGAATGATGTTATCTCGTGTTGTAGAACAACTACAAAACCAACTGACACGAGGAAGAATTAATAAAATATATCAAATTTCACAATATGAACTATTGTTTCATATTCGTTCACAAAGGGAGAATTATAAATTATTGATTTCCATTCATCCTGTTTATGCAAGAATTCAATTAACACAATTAACTTATCCAACACCAGCTACCCCAAATGCTTTAACGATGTTATTAAGAAAACATTTAGAAGGTGCTTATATTGAAAAGATTTCACAGGTACAGTTAGATCGTATTGTGGATATTGAACTGATAGGAATGAATGAACTCAAAGATACAGTCAAATACCATATTTATTTAGAAATCATGGGAAAACATTCTAATGCAATTTTAACCCATGACAACAATAAAATCATTGACTGTTTAAAACGCGTTTCTCCTTCTATGAGTACACGTATTTTACAACCAGGAGCAACTTATCAAAAACCTCCGTTAATTGATAAATATAATCCTTATACAAGTGGTTGGATTGAAACTGATAATTTAACCAAAACTTATCAGGGATTTTCTCCCGAATTATCCAAAGAAGTTTTATATCGCCTTCATCAAGGTGAAGATTTTCAGGAAATTATGAACTTATGCAAACATTCTCAAACACTTTATATTCATAAATATCAAGATAAAGAATATTTTCATATAATTCCTTTAACTCATTTACAATGCGATTATACAACTTATCCATTGTTTGAAGGTTTAGATCAGCATTATGATTTAATTGATGAAAAAGATCGTATTAAACAACAAACTTCTGATTTAGCAAAATTTATTCAAAATGAATATCAAAGAAATATTAATAAATTGAATAAACTTCAACAAACATTGTTTGAATCACAAAATAGTGATGATTTACGTATTAAAGGAGATTTATTATTTGCTAATCTACACTTAATTTCTAAAGGACAAAAAGAAGTAATAGTTGAAAATTATTATGATGGAACAATGATGACTATTGAATTAGATGAAAGATATGATGGAAAAACAAATGCCAATAAATATTATGCGAAATATCAAAAAGCGAAAAAAGCTTTATCACATCTTCAAGAGCAAATCAATATTACAGAAAATGAAATTCGTTATTTTGACACTTTAATAACATTGATGGATAATGCCTCTTATTATGATGCTTTAGAAATGAAAGAAGAATTAGAAAACTTAGGTTATTTAAAGAAGAAAAAATCAAAGCAAGTCCATCGTCCTAAAAAACTACATGTAGAAACCTATATCACAAAAGATCAGATTCCTATTTATGTAGGTAAGAATAATCTACAAAATGATTATCTTACCTTTAAGATGGCTTCCAAAAATGATATGTGGTTTCATGTCAAAGACATGCCTGGAAGCCATGTCGTTGTGCATAGTCAA carries:
- the priA gene encoding replication restart helicase PriA, with translation MYIVKVLVEHPVHSLDTTFDYLSHEPLLKGIRVWIRFGYQKIMGYVESIEETKLSKEELETQSGFRYQYILEVIDEEPLLNDELQALAYQLSRMTLSPRISCLQAMLPTQLKPATHQSVGVKTQLCVQVIIDKVAKTPKQQECMTYLKEHSDIPLKEVPYSRALLKNLEKQGCIQIIEKEVYRQPFSIKHQAKHIQLTPQQQKVVDGIIAHQGRVALLHGVTGSGKTEVYLTLAAHYLKQNQTVMMLVPEISLTPMMVEVFRERFGNQVAILHSRLSQGEKYDEYRRIKRQEVGVVVGARSAIFAPLENIGIIILDEEHDSSYKQESKPRYLTSQLAKIRAKTHHASVVLGSATPSLESYARALKGVYDLYELPERINQKPLPQVEIVDMIQETRQRNYSLFSKKMQQSIQQTIDKGEQVILLLNKRGYATYVQCQDCGEVLKCPHCDVTLTDHRSEHKLKCHYCEYMMDYPDICPHCGSTHLKSVGYGTQKIEEEIEKMFHGASVIRYDVDTTRQKNGHLKLLEKFRNKEANILLGTQMIAKGLDFEDVTFVGVLNADLSLNIPDFRASERTFQLLCQVSGRSGRGQKQGHVIIQTYNPDHYALTCAAKHDYVSFFHQEMKYRQKAKYPPYCHMVSILIQSKQEKWIHQVAMDVKNYLQSHSQQTIILGPAKSTIYKMQDIYRERILVKFLHLQDIYEALNAVNDYYNKQQKGKVRVVCDFNPYSQI
- a CDS encoding rhomboid family intramembrane serine protease, with protein sequence MASHQWRILSFRDKSFFHVNIFHMFLNAITMTYLDIYIDHYIKAWHLFIISFIGGIITNFIFSYIYPEMTSVGGSPAIFVLLGLICIMYSRLPVFQISSKYSLWLIVYIVFC
- the gmk gene encoding guanylate kinase, with protein sequence MKKGLLIILSGPSGVGKGTVRQELFKDESLNLAYSISMTTRKPRPTEKEGIDYFFVSEEEFKDKIEKGELLEYAQFVGNYYGTPQFYVEKLLDEGKNVVLEIEVQGALQVMAKCPHALTIFLVPPSLEELERRIRGRRTEEESIVQERLAKARKEIATKDEYKYVVENDDVVAAKEKIAQIIQENL
- a CDS encoding Rqc2 family fibronectin-binding protein — encoded protein: MAYDGMMLSRVVEQLQNQLTRGRINKIYQISQYELLFHIRSQRENYKLLISIHPVYARIQLTQLTYPTPATPNALTMLLRKHLEGAYIEKISQVQLDRIVDIELIGMNELKDTVKYHIYLEIMGKHSNAILTHDNNKIIDCLKRVSPSMSTRILQPGATYQKPPLIDKYNPYTSGWIETDNLTKTYQGFSPELSKEVLYRLHQGEDFQEIMNLCKHSQTLYIHKYQDKEYFHIIPLTHLQCDYTTYPLFEGLDQHYDLIDEKDRIKQQTSDLAKFIQNEYQRNINKLNKLQQTLFESQNSDDLRIKGDLLFANLHLISKGQKEVIVENYYDGTMMTIELDERYDGKTNANKYYAKYQKAKKALSHLQEQINITENEIRYFDTLITLMDNASYYDALEMKEELENLGYLKKKKSKQVHRPKKLHVETYITKDQIPIYVGKNNLQNDYLTFKMASKNDMWFHVKDMPGSHVVVHSQNLDEYTIRLASQMAAYFSKGKHSSSVPVNYTLVKTLKKPQGGKPGQVILSHYSTIYIDPDESLFNDIQKTNS